The following coding sequences lie in one Glycine soja cultivar W05 chromosome 16, ASM419377v2, whole genome shotgun sequence genomic window:
- the LOC114390644 gene encoding 3-hydroxyisobutyryl-CoA hydrolase 1-like isoform X2, with product MVSRLLEIFSEDEKDSDIKLVVVKGNGRAFCAGGDVAAVARDGSKGDWRFGANFFQSEFKLNYLMATYSKPQVSILNGIVMGGGAGVSVHGRFRVVTENTVFAMPETALGLFPDIGSSYFLSRLPGFLGEYAGLTGARLDGAEMLACGLATHFVPSSKLSLLEEALCKVETSDPNAVSAIINKYSEQPFLKEDSVYHRMDVINKCFSKKAVEEILSSLEVEATRKADPWISATIQSLKKASPTSLKIFLRSIRQGRLQGVGQCLVSDYRVVCHILKGHYSKDFFEGCRAILIDKDRNPKWEPSKLELLSDSDVNRYFSKLDDKGWKDLELPKRFNNLPTYAISKL from the exons ATG GTTTCTCGGCTACTTGAAATTTTTTCTGAAGATGAGAAAGATTCTGATATTAAATTGGTTGTCGTGAAG GGAAATGGAAGGGCTTTTTGTGCTGGTGGTGATGTTGCAGCTGTTGCTCGTGATGGAAGTAAAg GTGACTGGAGGTTTGGtgcaaatttttttcaaagtgaatttaaattgaattacTTGATGGCAACATATAGTAAGCCCCAG GTTTCAATTCTTAATGGAATTGTCATGGGAGGTGGTGCTGGTGTTTCTGTACATGGAAGATTTCGTGTTGTTACTGAGAATACG GTCTTTGCAATGCCAGAAACAGCTTTGGGTTTATTTCCTGATATAGGTTCCTCATACTTCTTGTCTAGACTGCCCGGATTTCTTG GAGAATATGCTGGTCTTACAGGTGCTAGGTTGGATGGTGCAGAAATGCTTGCTTGTGGTCTTGCAACACATTTTGTTCCTTCATCA AAATTGTCTTTATTGGAAGAAGCATTATGCAAGGTGGAAACTAGTGATCCAAATGCGGTGTCTGCAATCATCAATAAGTATTCAGAGCAACCTTTCCTAAAAGAGGATAGTGTTTATCACAG GATGGATGTTATCAATAAGTGCTTCTCTAAAAAGGCTGTTGAGGAAATATTATCTTCTCTC GAGGTGGAAGCTACGAGAAAGGCTGATCCTTGGATTTCTGCAACTATTCAATCCTTAAAGAAAGCATCTCCAACAAGCCTTAAAATCTTTCTTAGATCG ATTAGACAAGGAAGGCTCCAAGGTGTTGGACAATGCCTTGTTTCTGATTATAGAGTTGTTTGTCATATTCTAAAAGGACACTACAGCAAGGATTTCTTCGAG GGTTGTAGGGCTATACTGATAGATAAAGACAGAAACCCAAAG TGGGAACCTTCCAAATTGGAGCTTCTTAGTGATAGCGATGTTAATCGTTACTTCTCTAAACTTGATGATAAAGGATGGAAAGATTTGGAACTTCCTAAAAGGTTTAATAATCTGCCTACATATGCTATTTCAAAGCTGTAA
- the LOC114390644 gene encoding 3-hydroxyisobutyryl-CoA hydrolase 1-like isoform X1: protein MAFPSKGDDEQVLVQRKSNARVLTLNRTKQLNALSFYMVSRLLEIFSEDEKDSDIKLVVVKGNGRAFCAGGDVAAVARDGSKGDWRFGANFFQSEFKLNYLMATYSKPQVSILNGIVMGGGAGVSVHGRFRVVTENTVFAMPETALGLFPDIGSSYFLSRLPGFLGEYAGLTGARLDGAEMLACGLATHFVPSSKLSLLEEALCKVETSDPNAVSAIINKYSEQPFLKEDSVYHRMDVINKCFSKKAVEEILSSLEVEATRKADPWISATIQSLKKASPTSLKIFLRSIRQGRLQGVGQCLVSDYRVVCHILKGHYSKDFFEGCRAILIDKDRNPKWEPSKLELLSDSDVNRYFSKLDDKGWKDLELPKRFNNLPTYAISKL from the exons ATGGCTTTCCCCTCCAAAGGCGATGACGAGCAG GTTCTGGTGCAGCGTAAATCAAATGCGAGAGTTTTGACACTAAACAGGACTAAACAGTTGAATGCCCTCTCTTTTTATATG GTTTCTCGGCTACTTGAAATTTTTTCTGAAGATGAGAAAGATTCTGATATTAAATTGGTTGTCGTGAAG GGAAATGGAAGGGCTTTTTGTGCTGGTGGTGATGTTGCAGCTGTTGCTCGTGATGGAAGTAAAg GTGACTGGAGGTTTGGtgcaaatttttttcaaagtgaatttaaattgaattacTTGATGGCAACATATAGTAAGCCCCAG GTTTCAATTCTTAATGGAATTGTCATGGGAGGTGGTGCTGGTGTTTCTGTACATGGAAGATTTCGTGTTGTTACTGAGAATACG GTCTTTGCAATGCCAGAAACAGCTTTGGGTTTATTTCCTGATATAGGTTCCTCATACTTCTTGTCTAGACTGCCCGGATTTCTTG GAGAATATGCTGGTCTTACAGGTGCTAGGTTGGATGGTGCAGAAATGCTTGCTTGTGGTCTTGCAACACATTTTGTTCCTTCATCA AAATTGTCTTTATTGGAAGAAGCATTATGCAAGGTGGAAACTAGTGATCCAAATGCGGTGTCTGCAATCATCAATAAGTATTCAGAGCAACCTTTCCTAAAAGAGGATAGTGTTTATCACAG GATGGATGTTATCAATAAGTGCTTCTCTAAAAAGGCTGTTGAGGAAATATTATCTTCTCTC GAGGTGGAAGCTACGAGAAAGGCTGATCCTTGGATTTCTGCAACTATTCAATCCTTAAAGAAAGCATCTCCAACAAGCCTTAAAATCTTTCTTAGATCG ATTAGACAAGGAAGGCTCCAAGGTGTTGGACAATGCCTTGTTTCTGATTATAGAGTTGTTTGTCATATTCTAAAAGGACACTACAGCAAGGATTTCTTCGAG GGTTGTAGGGCTATACTGATAGATAAAGACAGAAACCCAAAG TGGGAACCTTCCAAATTGGAGCTTCTTAGTGATAGCGATGTTAATCGTTACTTCTCTAAACTTGATGATAAAGGATGGAAAGATTTGGAACTTCCTAAAAGGTTTAATAATCTGCCTACATATGCTATTTCAAAGCTGTAA